Genomic DNA from Blastocatellia bacterium:
ATCGAAGAAGCAACCGACGAGAGCGGGCAGGTTTATCTGGCGGCTCTTAACGGTGTGGCCAGTGGCGGCGGCTATGAGCTGGCGTTAGCGTGTCGGGAAATCATGCTGGTGGATGACCGGCGCTCGGCTGTGGCGCTGCCGGAAACGCCGCTGCTTGGCGTGTTGCCGGGCACTGGCGGCTTGACGCGACTGGTTGATAAGCGGCGCGTGCGGCGTGATCGAGCTGATCTGTTTTCTACTCTGGCGGAAGGCATCAAGGGCCAGCAGGCCGTGGAGTGGGGACTCGTTGATGCCGTCTACCCACCGTCGCAGTTTGCCGATGCCGTCATGCAGCGAGCCAAACAACTGGCTGACACGCCACGGCCCCGTCAAGGTATTCGCCTTGAGCCGCTGACGCCGCAGATAAACCCGGATGAGATTTGCTATCGCCACATTCGCCTACGGTTGAACACGAGCTCGCGCGTCGCCGAATTGTGGATCGAAGGTCCACCAGAGCTGCCGGCCATACCGCCAGAGCCGAGTCAGCTTGGCTCCGAGTGGTATCCGCTCCGATTGTTCCGTGAGCTTGACGATGCGCTGTTGCAGCTCCGGTTCAATTACCCGGAGATCAATCTTGTTTTGATCTTCACTCGCGGCGAACTCAACCGCATGATTGCGCTGGATGAACAACTCTCAGCCCATCGAGATGACTGGTTCGTCCGAGAAGTGTTACTGTTGATGCGACGCACGCTGAAACGATTGGACATGACAGCTAAGAGCTTCTTTGCGCTGATTGATGAAGGGTCATGTTTTGCCGGGAGCTTGCTGGAATTGGCATTGGCGGCTGATCGCGTCTACATGCTCGACAGCCCGTCGGTCCAGGTGGCGCTGACCGGGCTGAACGACGGCTTGCTGCCGATGGGCAACGGCCTGAGCCGGCTTGCCACGCGGCTGCTCGGTGAGCCGGAACGGGCGGCGCAGGTGGCGCGCCGGCGCGGCCTGATGGATGCTCAAACGGCCGAGGAGAATGGGATTGCGACTGTCGCGCTCGACGAATTGGATTGGGACGACACGGTGCGGGTCGCCATCGAGGAGCGAGCCAGCCTCTCGCCAGACGCGCTGACCGGCATGGAAGCCAATCTGCGCTTTGCCGGGCCAGAAACACTGGAGACCAAAATCTTCGGGCGACTCTCAGCGTGGCAAAACTGGATCTTTCAACGACCGAATGCGGTCGGGCCGCGCGGCGCGCTGGTCATGTACGGTCAGCCGGGTCGGGCAGAATTCCAATGGGAACGCACCTGAATCATCCGCGAGGCAACCGATGGAAGCGATCCGCAAGCGAAATCCTATAAGCCCAGGGAGAACACGATGACTGTTGCTTATGAAAAAATTCCCAACAATGTGAACCTGGCTGAAAATCGCCGTCTGCAACGGGCACTCGAACAGTGGCAGCCTAACTTCCTTCAATGGTGGCATGAAGTTGGACCCGCCGGCTTCCAACAGGACGAGATCTATCTGCGCACGGCCATCAGCGTGAGCCCCGATGGGTGGGCGCATTTTGATTATGTCAAAATGCCTGAATACCGTTGGGGTATCTTTGTGATTCCACCAACGCCTGATCGCCGTATCGGATTTGGCGACAACCTGGGTCAGCCTGTCTGGCATGAAGTGCCGGGCGAGTTCCGCAAAGAGCTGCGACGCATCATTGTGACACAAGGCGACACCGAGCCAGCCTCCGTTGAACAACAACGATTGCTCGGTCATACGGCGCCGAGCCTCTACGATCTGAGAAATTTGCTACAGGTGAACGTGGAAGAAGGTC
This window encodes:
- the boxC gene encoding 2,3-epoxybenzoyl-CoA dihydrolase — translated: MKQEPICFQTEPSQYRHIRLEVEGAVARILLNVQEDGGLRPGYKLKLNSYDLGVDIELADAVNRLRFEHPEVAAVIITSGKDGVFSAGANIFMLGQASHAFKVNFCKYTNETRLAIEEATDESGQVYLAALNGVASGGGYELALACREIMLVDDRRSAVALPETPLLGVLPGTGGLTRLVDKRRVRRDRADLFSTLAEGIKGQQAVEWGLVDAVYPPSQFADAVMQRAKQLADTPRPRQGIRLEPLTPQINPDEICYRHIRLRLNTSSRVAELWIEGPPELPAIPPEPSQLGSEWYPLRLFRELDDALLQLRFNYPEINLVLIFTRGELNRMIALDEQLSAHRDDWFVREVLLLMRRTLKRLDMTAKSFFALIDEGSCFAGSLLELALAADRVYMLDSPSVQVALTGLNDGLLPMGNGLSRLATRLLGEPERAAQVARRRGLMDAQTAEENGIATVALDELDWDDTVRVAIEERASLSPDALTGMEANLRFAGPETLETKIFGRLSAWQNWIFQRPNAVGPRGALVMYGQPGRAEFQWERT